The sequence GCGGCGCCGGAGCCAGCCCGCGAGCCGGCCGGGGCGCAGGCTGGCGCGTCGTAGGCTGGGGCGTGGGTCATGGGTCGTGGTATGGGGTCTCGGGGGTAGGGCGTAGGGCGTGGGGCGCACCCTCACGATCTACGACCCGCGATCCATGACCCGCCCTGCCCCGCCCCGACGCGCCGGGCTGATCGTCCCCGTGCCCGAGGCTGAGCGGCTGCTCCAGGAGTGGCGCAGCCGTCTCGGCCCGACGACGGAGGCGGACGTGCCAGCGCACGTCACGCTGATGTTCCCGTTCCTGCCGCTGGCGGCCCTGGATGCGGCGGCGCTTGCAGACCTGACCGCGCTGTTCCAGGGCATGCCCGGCCCAACCGTGACGTTCGCGTCCGTCGGGCTGTTCCCGGACGTGGTCTACCTGGAGCCGGAGCCGCGCGAGTGGTTCGTGCAGGCGACGCTGGCGCTCTCGGCCCGCTTCGGGATACTGCCCTACAGCGGGCTGCACGGCCCCACGCCGACGCCCCACCTGACCATCGCGCGGCACGCCGACCCGGCCGTGCTGACGACCGTCGCGCGGGAGCTGGAACAGGCCCTCCCGATCGGCAGCGAGGCCCCAAAGGTCTGGCTGGTGGAGGAGGCCGACGCCCTCGGCTGGACGCACACGGCGACGTTCAGCCTGGGGGAGTAGAGGGGACGCCCCTCACCCCCCGCGCCGCACTGCGCGGCGGGGGGTGAGGGGCGTTGCGGGGCGCCAACGGGGGCGTTGCGGGCTTACCCCTAGAGGTCTGTCAGTCGTGAACGACCGGGTTGGATCTCTGCCGAC comes from Chloroflexota bacterium and encodes:
- a CDS encoding 2'-5' RNA ligase family protein → MTRPAPPRRAGLIVPVPEAERLLQEWRSRLGPTTEADVPAHVTLMFPFLPLAALDAAALADLTALFQGMPGPTVTFASVGLFPDVVYLEPEPREWFVQATLALSARFGILPYSGLHGPTPTPHLTIARHADPAVLTTVARELEQALPIGSEAPKVWLVEEADALGWTHTATFSLGE